In Mercenaria mercenaria strain notata chromosome 13, MADL_Memer_1, whole genome shotgun sequence, a single window of DNA contains:
- the LOC123529112 gene encoding uncharacterized protein LOC123529112 isoform X3, translated as MRVYSDYVHFSHAYSFADTCYRGSMWAFYRSHCRESALPDYEGADLGDILSPCVINVTNYNTRDMICIKSERTVDWDIICAWILKYYIGGWKSYSGGKDYTCSDFKKQPLCDRNEVSSVVYRYAIHKDAVINLRLFTKKYFSAVQYHAHPGNQYVNQTEEFQNEAICPQQYPQNQQLQYIPDQSAYAGYQIHASVCQKETSPDTVAGQQAYLHPHTSVRPPSAPPPPYPGY; from the exons ATGCGTGTTTACAGCGATTATGTTCATTTTTCCCATGCGTACAG CTTTGCGGATACGTGTTACAGAGGATCAATGTGGGCGTTCTATCGATCTCACTGTAGAGAAAGTGCTCTACCTGACTACGAAGGAGCGGATCTAGGGGATATTTTATCACCTTGCGTGATTAACGTGACAAATTATAACACTCGTGATATGATTTGTATCAAAAGTGAAAGAACAGTAGACTGGGATATCATCTGCGCATGGATACTGAAATATTACATTGGAGGTTGGAAGTCGTACTCTGGTGGAAAA GACTACACTTGTTCAGATTTCAAGAAACAGCCTCTTTGTGACAGGAATGAAGTGTCCTCAGTTGTGTATCGTTACGCTATACACAAAGATGCTGTCATCAATCTTAGGCTGTTTACgaagaaatatttct CTGCCGTACAGTACCACGCTCATCCAGGGAACCAGTATGTAAATCAAACAGAAGAGTTTCAAAACGAGGCAATATGTCCGCAGCAATATCCGCAAAATCAGCAGCTGCAGTATATACCAGATCAGTCTGCTTACGCAGGGTACCAAATACATGCGTCAGTTTGCCAAAAAGAAACAAGTCCAGACACTGTAGCGGGGCAACAGGCTTATTTGCATCCTCATACATCTGTCAGACCGCCTTCAG CGCCTCCACCTCCATACCCAGGTTACTGA
- the LOC123529112 gene encoding uncharacterized protein LOC123529112 isoform X1, whose translation MRVYSDYVHFSHAYSFADTCYRGSMWAFYRSHCRESALPDYEGADLGDILSPCVINVTNYNTRDMICIKSERTVDWDIICAWILKYYIGGWKSYSGGKDYTCSDFKKQPLCDRNEVSSVVYRYAIHKDAVINLRLFTKKYFLTVTSPYTPSPWSSWSSGNDGGKDSDSAWTVIGVSIGLFIVIVLVISCACSKARKYSTPKPQYVEPAVQYHAHPGNQYVNQTEEFQNEAICPQQYPQNQQLQYIPDQSAYAGYQIHASVCQKETSPDTVAGQQAYLHPHTSVRPPSAPPPPYPGY comes from the exons ATGCGTGTTTACAGCGATTATGTTCATTTTTCCCATGCGTACAG CTTTGCGGATACGTGTTACAGAGGATCAATGTGGGCGTTCTATCGATCTCACTGTAGAGAAAGTGCTCTACCTGACTACGAAGGAGCGGATCTAGGGGATATTTTATCACCTTGCGTGATTAACGTGACAAATTATAACACTCGTGATATGATTTGTATCAAAAGTGAAAGAACAGTAGACTGGGATATCATCTGCGCATGGATACTGAAATATTACATTGGAGGTTGGAAGTCGTACTCTGGTGGAAAA GACTACACTTGTTCAGATTTCAAGAAACAGCCTCTTTGTGACAGGAATGAAGTGTCCTCAGTTGTGTATCGTTACGCTATACACAAAGATGCTGTCATCAATCTTAGGCTGTTTACgaagaaatatttct TGACTGTTACCAGCCCTTATACGCCGTCACCTTGGTCGTCCTGGTCGTCGGGTAACGATGGCGGCAAGGATTCAGACTCTGCATGGACAGTCATTGGTGTATCAATCGGTTTATTTATTGTTATAGTGCTAGTGATCAGTTGTGCATGTTCAAAGGCTCGCAAATATTCTACTCCCAAACCTCAGTATGTGGAAC CTGCCGTACAGTACCACGCTCATCCAGGGAACCAGTATGTAAATCAAACAGAAGAGTTTCAAAACGAGGCAATATGTCCGCAGCAATATCCGCAAAATCAGCAGCTGCAGTATATACCAGATCAGTCTGCTTACGCAGGGTACCAAATACATGCGTCAGTTTGCCAAAAAGAAACAAGTCCAGACACTGTAGCGGGGCAACAGGCTTATTTGCATCCTCATACATCTGTCAGACCGCCTTCAG CGCCTCCACCTCCATACCCAGGTTACTGA
- the LOC123529112 gene encoding uncharacterized protein LOC123529112 isoform X2, whose translation MRVYSDYVHFSHAYSFADTCYRGSMWAFYRSHCRESALPDYEGADLGDILSPCVINVTNYNTRDMICIKSERTVDWDIICAWILKYYIGGWKSYSGGKDYTCSDFKKQPLCDRNEVSSVVYRYAIHKDAVINLRLFTKKYFLTVTSPYTPSPWSSWSSGNDGGKDSDSAWTVIAAVQYHAHPGNQYVNQTEEFQNEAICPQQYPQNQQLQYIPDQSAYAGYQIHASVCQKETSPDTVAGQQAYLHPHTSVRPPSAPPPPYPGY comes from the exons ATGCGTGTTTACAGCGATTATGTTCATTTTTCCCATGCGTACAG CTTTGCGGATACGTGTTACAGAGGATCAATGTGGGCGTTCTATCGATCTCACTGTAGAGAAAGTGCTCTACCTGACTACGAAGGAGCGGATCTAGGGGATATTTTATCACCTTGCGTGATTAACGTGACAAATTATAACACTCGTGATATGATTTGTATCAAAAGTGAAAGAACAGTAGACTGGGATATCATCTGCGCATGGATACTGAAATATTACATTGGAGGTTGGAAGTCGTACTCTGGTGGAAAA GACTACACTTGTTCAGATTTCAAGAAACAGCCTCTTTGTGACAGGAATGAAGTGTCCTCAGTTGTGTATCGTTACGCTATACACAAAGATGCTGTCATCAATCTTAGGCTGTTTACgaagaaatatttct TGACTGTTACCAGCCCTTATACGCCGTCACCTTGGTCGTCCTGGTCGTCGGGTAACGATGGCGGCAAGGATTCAGACTCTGCATGGACAGTCATTG CTGCCGTACAGTACCACGCTCATCCAGGGAACCAGTATGTAAATCAAACAGAAGAGTTTCAAAACGAGGCAATATGTCCGCAGCAATATCCGCAAAATCAGCAGCTGCAGTATATACCAGATCAGTCTGCTTACGCAGGGTACCAAATACATGCGTCAGTTTGCCAAAAAGAAACAAGTCCAGACACTGTAGCGGGGCAACAGGCTTATTTGCATCCTCATACATCTGTCAGACCGCCTTCAG CGCCTCCACCTCCATACCCAGGTTACTGA